A genome region from Amblyraja radiata isolate CabotCenter1 chromosome 4, sAmbRad1.1.pri, whole genome shotgun sequence includes the following:
- the pkia gene encoding cAMP-dependent protein kinase inhibitor alpha isoform X2: MTDVETSYADFIASGRTGRRNALHDILGSPSGVNTSDLSLKLAELSIDKKEGDAEKETQTTTNQPSGSQETQEKVKS; encoded by the exons ATGACTGATGTTGAAACCTCGTATGCAGACTTCATTGCTTCAGGACGGACGGGCCGGAGAAATGCACTGCACGACATCCTGGGTTCTCCATCAGGTGTAAACACGAGTGATTTAAGCCTTAAGTTAGCAGAGCTGAGTATTGACAAAAAAG AAGGGGATGCTGAGAAGGAAACACAGACAACAACAAACCAACCTTCTGGATCTCAGGAGACACAAGAAAAGGTCAAAAGCTAA
- the pkia gene encoding cAMP-dependent protein kinase inhibitor alpha isoform X1, producing MTDVETSYADFIASGRTGRRNALHDILGSPSGVNTSDLSLKLAELSIDKKDSKSSAHTTSTLPPTQSTFVFCNNLCGTLSDAFCK from the exons ATGACTGATGTTGAAACCTCGTATGCAGACTTCATTGCTTCAGGACGGACGGGCCGGAGAAATGCACTGCACGACATCCTGGGTTCTCCATCAGGTGTAAACACGAGTGATTTAAGCCTTAAGTTAGCAGAGCTGAGTATTGACAAAAAAG ATAGCAAATCATCTGCGCACACTACTAGTACGTTACCTCCTACACAATCAACTTTTGTTTTCTGCAATAATCTTTGTGGTACTTTATCTGATGCCTTCTGCAAAT AA